CACATGTTACATTGCCATCCAGATTTTCATGCAGGCCCTCTTCGGTCACAATCTCTTCGGGGTGCCGCGTGCTGCGGATGGCACGCTGACAGGGCCCTATACCCATTCCCGCGCGGCGGCGCCCTTATCACGGCTTGCGCCGCCCACGCTCATGCTGGTTTTCGCCGCGCTTTACACCCGGCTGGCGACGCGGCGCGGCGTTCTTCTGGGTGTTATTCTGACCGCCCTGTCCTTAACCGCCCTGATATTGGCAGGTCAACGCATGCCGACAGCGTTAATGCTGCTCGGCATTACGCTCTGCGCGCTTCTTCACCGTCCCTATCGATGGGTGGGCCTGATTGGCCTGATGACAACGCCGGTCATCATGCTGGGCGTCAAATTCTTCTCCCACCGCAGTACGGATCATCTGATCGCCCTCGCCCACCAGCAATTGGCGCATTTCGCGCAATCGCATTACGGACTGATTTTTACCCGCGTCTGGATGATCGTCGCGCAACATCCGTGGACCGGCCTTGGATTCGATGCATTCCGTCACGGGTGCCCCCAGCCCGCCTATTTCCACGGTTTCACCGCGTTGGGGCAGCGCCCGGATGGGGGTGGGGCGGCAATCTGCATGCAACATGCGCATAATCATTACCTCCAGGCACTCAGCAATGGCGGGTGGCCAGGATTGATCCTTTTTGTGATGATGGTCATCGCACTTCTGATGGCATTATGGCCGCGAGAGGGGCGTCACCATGCTTGGCGGGTGGGACTGTTCGTGGCATTTATCGTGCAGGAATGGCCGATCGCCTCCACCAGCGACTTCCTGAACCTCCCATTGGGAGGCTGGGCGTTTTTATTGATCGGCGTCGGGTTGGCAGAAGCACGTGCCATCAGGCCCGACAGAAATCAATCGCGGCCCCCTTTTGAAAGTGACGCGAGGCCCCATCATTAGGTCAGGGCCGAAAAGAGTTAAGGCGTCAATATGTCATCAGAAAAAGTACCCGTTACGGTTTTGACCGGCTTCCTCGGTGCAGGCAAAACCACGTTGCTCAACCATATTCTCTCAGCGCAGTATGGCCGCAAATTTGCCGTGCTGATCAATGAGTTCGGCGAGCTTGGCGTTGATAATCACCTCGTCATGGATGCGGAAGAGGAAGTTTTTGAAACAAATAATGGCTGTATCTGCTGCACGGTTCGTGGCGATCTGATCCGTATTCTGGGCAGCCTTTTGCGACGGCGTCAGAAGTTTGACGGAATCATCGTCGAAACCACCGGGCTTGCGGACCCGGCCCCCGTCGCGCAGACTTTTTTCCTCGATGAAAACCTACGGGAGAAAGCCCGGCTTGACGCGGTCATCACGGTCGTTGACGCCGTCAACATCCTGACCACACTCGATGAAAGCCCCGAATCTGTCCGTCAGATCGCCTTCGCGGATGTGATCATCCTCAATAAAGACGGATCTGGTCGATGCGGCGCATCTTGAGGCCGTGACGTCCCGTATCCGGCAGATCAACGCGCATGTCGCCATCCACCGCGCGTCTCGAAGCGCGGTGGCGCTGGATAAGATACTTGATCGGGGTGGGTTCGACCTGAACCGCGCGCTTGAAACAATGCCGAATTTCCTCACCGATGACTCGCATGGGCATAAAGAGGGCATTACCAGCATGTCATTTGCTACGCAGGCACCCCTTGATGAGCAGAAATTCAATGCGTGGATCGGGCCGGTTTTGCAGCCTCAGGGGCCGGATATCCTCCGTGCCAAAGGCATTCTTTATTTTGAAGGCAAGGAAGAGTGTTTTGTCTTCCAGGCTGTGCATATGCTGGCGGATGGCGATTATATCGGCCCGTGTAAACCGGGGGAAAAGCGGGAGTCGCGCATCGTCTTTATCGGGCGCAATCTCAATCGACCGCAATTGCGACGCGGTTTTGAAGCCTGCAAATCATGATGACCGACACCCAGCAACGCCCTCAGCCTCTCGTCACGACTCATGGGGCGGAGCGTCCGTTTGAAAGCCCGATCACGGCCCTGACAGCCACCGCGGACGGGTTGGCTTTCGCCGTCGGCACGCTGGATGGCGACATGATTTTCGCCCCGTTGGCCGCGTCCCGCTCACCGGAAAATTGGCACGTCTCCGCGTGCATGAAGCGGCCATTACCTGCCTCTCTCCCGATCCGTTGCAGCGTGATGCTGTATTGTCAGGGAGTGAGGATTGCTGCCTGACACGGACCCGCACATCCAGCGACATGACCGCTCTTTATAAAGGGCGACGCTGGGTTGAAAATCTTGCGGTGACGTCGACGCACATCGCCTTTTCCTACGAGAAGTCGATGGAATTGCGGGATGCTACCGGGGAAAGAACACTGAAAGAGCTGGATCACCCTTCCTTAGTGACCGGCATCATTCTTGACGCCAAGGGCAAACGTGTTTTCACCTCGCATTATAATGGCGCCTCCGCCTGGTTCGTCAATTCGGACGCCAATAATGTGCGCAGCCTGTTTTGGAAGGGCAGTCATACCGGTATCGCCATTCATCCTAAAGGCGACGCCATTGTGACGACGATGCAGGAGAATGACCTGCATGGATGGCGTCTTTCAGACGGTCATAATATGCGGATGAGTGGTTACCCAAAAAAGGTCACATCACTTGATTTCAGCCGCAATGGGCGCTGGCTTGCGACATCCGGTGCGGATGCGCTCGTTTTTATGGCCGTTTTTCGGGGGTGGGCCCATGGGCAAAGCGCCGCGGGAGCTCGCGTGGCTGAATGGGATTTTCTGCACGTCTGTCAAATCCCATCCCTGTCATGACGCCATCGCGGCGGGGTTTGAAGATGGCACGATCATTCTGATTGATCTCTCATCGGAGCAGATCCTGCCCATTCGCTATGGAGACAGCCAAAATGACGCCGTCACGCAAATCACCTTCACGCCCAAAGGCGGTGCCATGGCTTTCGGCACAGAAGGGGGATCGGTTGGCGTTCTGATCCTTAATCCTCAAATCATGGCGTGACGCCGCGCCCCCTCACCAACAGTCGCCCCCATGGCGCTGTAGATTGTGAGGGCGGCGAGCTCAACGATGATGGCGGTCGCACCAAGGATGTCGCCCGTGTAACCACCAATTTTAAGCTGCGTATATCGCGCGACCCCCATCGCCAGAAGCCAGCTTGCCAAAAGGGCCGTCGCGGTCGGGATCACCCCGACCTCAAGACCGAAGGCCAGGGAGATCAGCATGGGCACAACGCATTTATCTTTTGCGAGTGTGATCTCGCTGGCCATGCCATCTGACCGGGCCGGTCTCGACAGGGATAAAGCTGCACCATCCCCAAACGTCCGAACGCCGCCGTAGAGGCCAGGGCAAATAAGGTCTGAACCATGTCGAAGGATGCTGTCCGGCAGATCGCCAGATAGGCGGACCATTTGCCGAGCGTTGCGAGAACGCCGGCGAGGACGCCGTAACTTCCAACCCGGCCATCCCGCATGATGGCCAGACGCCGCTCAGGGTTTCGCCCACCGAACAGACCATCCGCCGAGTCCATCAGCCCATCTTCATGAAGCGCGCCCGTCACAAGAAATTGCGCCGCGACAACCCAGAGCACCGCTAGAGACAGGTCAATACCCGCCAGTGCAAGCACCAAAATCAGCAGGGTGGAAAACGCGCCGATGGGCCCGCCAATGACCGGCCAGGCCCAGACCGTCTTTGACAAAGGCACGCGTTCCGGCAAGAGTGCCTTTGCTGAAAGTTTAATCATGCATGTCCCCGCCCTGGCGCTATGTCGCGACGGCGGAGGCCCTTGATGAGTCTATGCGCGCACGCATCGCCGGACATCAGGCGCGGCGA
This DNA window, taken from Acetobacteraceae bacterium, encodes the following:
- a CDS encoding adenosylcobinamide-GDP ribazoletransferase; the encoded protein is MASEITLAKDKCVVPMLISLAFGLEVGVIPTATALLASWLLAMGVARYTQLKIGGYTGDILGATAIIVELAALTIYSAMGATVGEGARRHAMI
- a CDS encoding WD40 repeat domain-containing protein, which codes for MHEAAITCLSPDPLQRDAVLSGSEDCCLTRTRTSSDMTALYKGRRWVENLAVTSTHIAFSYEKSMELRDATGERTLKELDHPSLVTGIILDAKGKRVFTSHYNGASAWFVNSDANNVRSLFWKGSHTGIAIHPKGDAIVTTMQENDLHGWRLSDGHNMRMSGYPKKVTSLDFSRNGRWLATSGADALVFMAVFRGWAHGQSAAGARVAEWDFLHVCQIPSLS
- a CDS encoding O-antigen ligase family protein is translated as MLLASRILLRSCHHLMTRSSAILSRFTPIATLLTILLPLFLTHGRGLAEFSISALSFLFLIRSVAAADWSFLSENWMKWALLWWAWQIFCSLPVLDGVGRSGLTQAILSIRFALFAAALQCWTLREGWARQWIMGLICACTCYIAIQIFMQALFGHNLFGVPRAADGTLTGPYTHSRAAAPLSRLAPPTLMLVFAALYTRLATRRGVLLGVILTALSLTALILAGQRMPTALMLLGITLCALLHRPYRWVGLIGLMTTPVIMLGVKFFSHRSTDHLIALAHQQLAHFAQSHYGLIFTRVWMIVAQHPWTGLGFDAFRHGCPQPAYFHGFTALGQRPDGGGAAICMQHAHNHYLQALSNGGWPGLILFVMMVIALLMALWPREGRHHAWRVGLFVAFIVQEWPIASTSDFLNLPLGGWAFLLIGVGLAEARAIRPDRNQSRPPFESDARPHH
- a CDS encoding WD40 repeat domain-containing protein translates to MGKAPRELAWLNGIFCTSVKSHPCHDAIAAGFEDGTIILIDLSSEQILPIRYGDSQNDAVTQITFTPKGGAMAFGTEGGSVGVLILNPQIMA
- a CDS encoding adenosylcobinamide-GDP ribazoletransferase, with the translated sequence MIKLSAKALLPERVPLSKTVWAWPVIGGPIGAFSTLLILVLALAGIDLSLAVLWVVAAQFLVTGALHEDGLMDSADGLFGGRNPERRLAIMRDGRVGSYGVLAGVLATLGKWSAYLAICRTASFDMVQTLFALASTAAFGRLGMVQLYPCRDRPGQMAWPARSHSQKINALCPC